The following is a genomic window from Photobacterium sp. GJ3.
ACTGAAACTGCGGCATAACGATGAACCAGCCAGCTATCAGTCGGTGCATACCGCACTACTGGCGGGCATGCTGTCGCATATTGGTCAGAAAGATCAGGAAAAAAATGACTATCAGGGCGCGCGGAATGCCCGTTTCCATATTTTTCCGGGCTCTGGCATTTTCAAAAAGCAGCCGAAATGGGTCATGGTGGCGGAGCTGGTCGAGACGTCTAAACTCTGGGGCCGGATTGCAGCTAAAATCCAGCCGGAATGGGTTGAACCGTTGGCGCAGCATCTGATCAAACGCAGTTACAGTGAACCGCACTGGGAGAAGAAACAGGCCGCCGTTCAGGCATTTGAAAAAGTCACGCTATACGGGATTCCGATTGTCCCGAAGCGTAAGGTGAATTACGGCAAAATTGATCCCGTGATTAGCCGGGAGATTTTCATTCGTTCTGCGCTGGTGGAAGGTGACTGGGAAACCAAGCACAAGTTCTTCCACCAGAACCGTCAGTTACTGCGTGAAGTCGAGGAACTGGAACATAAATCCCGTCGGCGGGATATCCTGATCGATGATGACGCCCTGTATGAGTTTTATGATCAGCGGGTTGATCATACCGTAGTCTCCGGTCGTCATTTTGATACCTGGTGGAAAGAAGCGTCCCGCAAAGACAAAGAGCTGCTGAACTTTGAACGGGAGATGCTGTTCCGGGGCGATGCCAGTCATATCACTGAGCTGGATTATCCGAACTTCTGGCATCAGGGCAGCCTGAAACTCAAACTGAGTTATCAGTTTGAACCGGGAGAAGATAACGACGGCGTGACAGTTCACCTGCCGCTGCCTGTCCTGAATCAGGTGGAGCCGGATGGGTTTGACTGGCAGATCCCAGGCCTGCGTCATGAATTGGTGGTCGCACTGATCAAGTCATTGCCTAAAACGTTACGACGTAACTTTGTGCCAGCACCGAATTATGCTGATGCTGTCCTGGCACGTGTACAGGCGATGTCGGTTCCTTTGCTGGATGCACTGGAAAAAGAACTGAAACGGATGACTGGTGCGACCGTATTGCGGGAAGACTGGAATCTGGAACAGGTTCCCGAACACCTGAAAATCACGTTCCGCGCGGTGGATCACCGTAATCGTAAGCTTCGTGAAAGCAAAGATTTATATGCGCTGAAAGACAGCCTGAAAGAGAAAGTACAGGAAACCTTGTCTAAGGTTGCTGATGACGATATTGAGCAGAGCGGACTGACGACCTGGAGCTTCGGCGCGTTGCCTGAGCGGTATCAGCAGAAGCGGGGCGGCTTTGAAGTGAAGGCGTATCCGGCCATTGTGGATCAGAAAGACGCAGTCGGGATCAAGTTGTTTGAAACCGAAGAAGAGCAACAGTCTGTGATGAAGCAGGGGCAACGCCGGCTGGTGCTTTTGAATGTCCCTTCGCCGATCAAATACCTGCACGCCAATCTGCCGAACAAGTCAAAACTTGGACTGTACTTTAATCCCTACGGCCGGGTGATGGACTTGATTGATGACTGTATTGCCTGCGGTGTTGATAAGCTGATTGAGCAAAAAGGCGGCCTGGCATGGGATGCTGAAGGTTTTGAAGCCCTGAAAGAGCACATCAGAGCGGAGCTGGGAGATACGGTGGTTGAGATCGCCAAGCAAGTCGAAGCGATTCTGACCACGGCTTTTTCAATCAACAAAAAGCTGAAAGGTAAGGTTGATTTGTCGATGGCTTTTGCGTTGTCGGATATCAAAGCGCAAATTGAAGGTCTGATCTTCAAGGGATTTGCGACCGAGTGTGGCTGGCGACGTTTGCCGGACATTCTGCGTTACATGAAAGCGATTGAGCGAAGAATGGAAAAGCTGCCGATTGATCCGAACAAAGACCGGATGCATATATTGAAGGTGGAGTCAGTAACGAAAGACTATCAGGAATTGCTGAACAAAATTCCAAAAGGCCAGCCTGTTCCGGAGAAAGTGAAGGAGATTCGCTGGATGATTGAAGAATTACGGGTCAGCTTTTTTGCGCAGCAATTAGGCACACCTTATCCGGTTTCTGATAAGCGAATTAAAAATGCAATCTCTGAGTGCTAATATTTTTATTCACGTAATTTTCATTGAGCTTTCATCCTGAATAAACAAAAAGCGGGTTTAAACCCGCTTTTTTTATTATGGACGTTTTTGCGGTGCTGAATATTTTTTTTGAAAAATTAACCCTGTTCATTTCACTTGCTTTGACATGGTTTCACTTAGCAATTCATCAAAAGTGATGTTCGGTGCAATCTTTCTTAAGCTTTTGAAAGTTAACATATATCTCCGGGTTTGATTCAAGTTTTTTACTTGCAGTTTTAATGTGAGATTAATCGTAAAAATTAAACACCTGTTACACAAAAATGTCACAAATCTTAAGATTTCCTGCTACGCAGCAAATTATCTTTTGCACTTTTTCTATTTGATTTTGCTTGCTTTTATATTGATTTCAATCTCAGTTACATTGAATTACACCATGCTTTCTTGTCACACGCAAAAACGCTTCTTCTCACTTGATGTGCTTTAGACAACTGAAACTCTCTTTTCTAAACTTCATCTCGCCGAGACGGGAATCAGGAATATCAGACAATAATATTTATATCCCGTTTCTAAATCCCCGGTTTTGATTAACCCAGGACATTTAATTTTCACCAGTTCTGTCAGTTGGTGTGTTGTTTGTATGCAGACCGGACGGTGAGTTCAATTGCGTATTAACAATATGATAGGGAATGTTATGAATAAACAGGCTCACTTCAGAGGAAATGAAATTCAGTCTCATCTGTCCAACCTTTCCGAAGAAAAAGAATTGCACGCGATCACGACGGCCCAGCATGAACTTTGGCTGAGTGAACGTATGGCCGCTGAGCAAGCGTATAATTTTTGGGGGTATGGCGTGGTTCATGGGGCCATTGACCGATCACTGCTTGCCCAAGCGGTGGATGCGATGATTTTCGATACGACGGCAATGCAGGCCAGATTTATCGAGGAAGGCGGAGAATTGTATCAATATCATGCCAGTCCATCATCAAATGTTCTTGAATTTATTGATTTTTCATCAGAGCCCGATGCGTTTCAACGTGCTTTGACCTGGATGCGCCTGGATGCGGATACTCCAATTTCGGCATTCGATCAAAAATTGTCTCGTTTTGTGCTCATCACGTTGGCACCTGAAAGCTATATTTTTTATCGCCGTATTCACCACATGCTGATTGACGGCCGGAGTGGTGAGGAATTTTCCCGTCGTATTGTGCTTTGCTACAACGCATTGGCGCGTGGGGAATCGGCGCCTAAGTTTGACAATTGCCGTTTTACCCAATTATCTGACAATGACCTCAAATACCAATCGTCTTCAAGACCCGCCAAAGACAGCCAGTTCTGGCAGCAATATATAGCGAATACGCCGCACACACTGACCCGAAAGGAAAAGCGGGTCAATTATTCTGAAATGAACATCAGCACGCACACACTGGTTCAGGCGGAGCTTGAACAAATCGAGCAGTGTGCGGCACAGGTTGGTGCACATCGTGCGCATGTCCTTGCAACTGCAGTGGCGGCGTGTTTTTACAGCCTGACTCAGCAGCCATCACTGAATTTCAGTTTGCCAGTCACCGGTACAATGGAGCGAAACAGTCTCGGGATGACCGCAAACGTTGTCCCGCTGATTTTCCAGCTGGACCCGCACGCTGATCTGGCAAGCCTGACCAAACAAGTTACAACAGAAATGGGCAAAGTCGTCCGGCGTCAGCTTTATCGGGGCGAAAACATTCGCCGTGACCGAGCAACCGCTGATAGCGCCTGGTTCGGACCGACCATTAACATCGTGACCTTTGATAATGGCGACAGTTTTCTGAACTGTAAAACCCGCTGGCATTACGGTGGCAATATTGCCGTCAGTGACATGCAGATTCTGTTTTTTGAAGACAGACAGGCTCAGGTGATGGATGTGATGTTTGTCGATGCACCCCATATCCATACGCTGGCGCAACTGGAACATTTACAGCAAAGGTTTCAGCAGATTCTGAAAGCCATTTGCCTGCATCCGGAGATGAGTCTTAAA
Proteins encoded in this region:
- the hrpA gene encoding ATP-dependent RNA helicase HrpA, coding for MTQSTTPQSERTDVRNSEKTLKAAIQDCLIRDRFRLHKRVQGAAKIQNEQARHAVFDEIAMEIARSMQAVETRRKSCPAIHYPELLPVSQKKDDIAEAIRNHQVVIVAGETGSGKTTQLPKICLELGLGTTGTIGHTQPRRLAARSVANRIAEELNCELGATVGYKVRFNDQVSDKTQVKLMTDGILLAEIQNDKFLNQYDTIIIDEAHERSLNIDFILGYLKNLLPKRPDLKVIITSATIDPERFSKHFNNAPIIEVSGRTYPVEVRYRPMVDDSDDSERDQLQAIFDAVDELCDEGMGDILIFMNGEREIRDTADALNKRNLKHTEIVPLYARLSASEQNRVFQSHSGRRIVLATNVAETSLTVPGIKYVIDPGTARISRYSYRTKVQRLPIEPVSQASANQRKGRCGRVEAGICIRLYSEDDFLSRPEFTDPEILRTNLASVILQMTAIGLGDIQAFPFVEPPDNRNIQDGVRLLEELGAINDKAKDPRKRLTEIGRQLAKLPIDPRLARMVLEAPKQGALQEVMIIASALSIQDPRERPMEKQQASDEKHRRFYDKESDFLTFVNLWDYIKEQQKALSGNQFRKQCKSDYLNYLRVREWQDIYFQVHQVVRELKLRHNDEPASYQSVHTALLAGMLSHIGQKDQEKNDYQGARNARFHIFPGSGIFKKQPKWVMVAELVETSKLWGRIAAKIQPEWVEPLAQHLIKRSYSEPHWEKKQAAVQAFEKVTLYGIPIVPKRKVNYGKIDPVISREIFIRSALVEGDWETKHKFFHQNRQLLREVEELEHKSRRRDILIDDDALYEFYDQRVDHTVVSGRHFDTWWKEASRKDKELLNFEREMLFRGDASHITELDYPNFWHQGSLKLKLSYQFEPGEDNDGVTVHLPLPVLNQVEPDGFDWQIPGLRHELVVALIKSLPKTLRRNFVPAPNYADAVLARVQAMSVPLLDALEKELKRMTGATVLREDWNLEQVPEHLKITFRAVDHRNRKLRESKDLYALKDSLKEKVQETLSKVADDDIEQSGLTTWSFGALPERYQQKRGGFEVKAYPAIVDQKDAVGIKLFETEEEQQSVMKQGQRRLVLLNVPSPIKYLHANLPNKSKLGLYFNPYGRVMDLIDDCIACGVDKLIEQKGGLAWDAEGFEALKEHIRAELGDTVVEIAKQVEAILTTAFSINKKLKGKVDLSMAFALSDIKAQIEGLIFKGFATECGWRRLPDILRYMKAIERRMEKLPIDPNKDRMHILKVESVTKDYQELLNKIPKGQPVPEKVKEIRWMIEELRVSFFAQQLGTPYPVSDKRIKNAISEC